CGGTCAGGATGAGCACCACCCCGGTGTGCGTGTTGATCAGCCCGATCTCGTAGATGAGCAGGAACGTCGGCACCATGGTCGCCGTGCCGCTCACCACTGCGGAGAACAGCATCAGCATGTACAGCAGCAGGTTCCGGCCCGGAATCCGCACCCGGGACAGCGCGTAGCCGGCGAAGGCTGCCGACACCACCACACATCCGGTGGCGATCACCGCCAGCACCAGCGAGTTTCGCAGCGACGTCACCGCCCGAGGGTTCTCGAACACACCCTTGAAGTTGTCGAGCGTGAACGACGGCCACGACACGTTCAGCCCTGGCGTGGCATCGAACGGCGCCGTCAGCAGCCACAACATAGGCACGGCGAAGAACAGCCCGACGATGACGGCGAAGAGGTACAGTCCGATCCGGGAGAGCAATGCTTTGACCGTGGTCATGGGATCGGTCTCGTCGATCTGCAAGGAGGACATCAGCCTCATGCCTTTTTCCTCCTATCGCGCAGCACCCGGAAGTAGACCAGCGCGATGATCAAGTTGATCACCAGCATGACGGCCGACACCGCCGAGCCGAAGCCGAAGTCACCCTGGCCGAAACCGACCCGGTAGACGTAGATGGCGAGCACCTCGGTCTGGTAGTTCGGGCCGCCACCGGTCAGCAGGAACGGCGTGAACAGGTTGAACGTCCACATGCTGACCAGCAGCGCGGTGGTCAGCATGTGCCCCCGTACGGCCGGGAACACGATGTCGCGCAGCGTTTGCCAGGTGGAGGCGCCGGACACCTTGGCGGTCTCCAGGTGCGACGGCGGCAGGGTGTTCAGCGCGGCGTCGAACAACAGCATGGCGAAGGCCGTGCCGCGCCAGATGTTGAAGACGATGATGGCCAGCAGCGGCTGCCGGAGCAGCCACTCGGTGGTGACGTCACCGGGGATCAGCGCGTTGAGCGTGCCGCCCTCGCCGTCGAGGAAGGCCCGCCACAGGAATGCCACCACCGAGCCGGGGATGATCCACGACATGATCACCAGGACTTCGATGGTGCGCCGGGTCCAGCCTCGCCACCGCCGGAACAGCCAGGCGAGGGTGAAACCGAGGCCCATCTGGCCGACGACACCGGAGAACGCCATGAAGATCAGCGTGATCCACAGTGAGCTGGTGAACAGTGGGTCTTCGAGCGCCCGCGTGAAGTTGTCGGTGCCGACGAACTCCGGTTCGCGGGCCGCGGTTCCGGTGACCCGGTAGTTGGTGAGCCCGAGGTAAAGCGCCCAGACCGCGGGGAACATCATGAAGACGCCGATGAGTCCCAGGGCGGGAGCGACGAAACCGATCGCGGTCGGCTTGTTGATCACCGCGACCTCGGCCGTCGCGTCGGCTTTCGGCCGCGGTTCGGGTTCGGGAACGGATGTGGTGCCCTCGTCGGCGAGGACTGGCTGGACGGTACCGCCACCGGCGGGGCCGGGCTGTTCGCCGTCGGCGCCGGTGGGGACGTCATGTCCGGGCGCCGCCGCGTCGTTGCGGCGGCGCCCGTCGTCGGCCGTCATTCGGCGGTCCTTCGGTGGACAGCCGGTTCAGTGGGAAGAGATCGCATGGTGTCGGGGATCGCCGTTCACCCGCCGGAGACGTTCTCGGCGCCGACGATTCCCTCGAGGTTGGAGTGGAACTCCTGCGCGGCCGAGTCAACATCGGAACGACCGGCGATCACGTTCTCCACCATCCGCTGGATCGCCTCGGAGACCTGGGGGTATTCCTCGAAGCCCGGTCGGTACCAGGTGAGCGGCAGCACTTCCTCGGCGACGAAGGTCTGCATGGGGTCGTCGGCGATGCCGATCTCGTTGACGTCCTCTCGTGCGGTGATGCGAGGTTCACGTTCGACCCAGTCGAGCTGAGCCTCGTAGGTGGCCATGAAGGACAGCAGCTCCCAGGCCTCGAGCGGGTGCTCGGTGTTCGGGTTGATGATCCGGCCCGTGCCGCCGGACGCCGAGACGAAGTCCTGGCCGTTGATACCGGCGCCGGGCTGCTTGGCAGGAATCAACGCCCAGCCGACGAGGTCTTCCCGGTTCTCGATCGGGAATCCGCCGTCGGGGTTGATGACACCTCGCCAGAGGTAGTCGCTTTCGATCATGATGGCGAGGTTGCCGTCCGCGAACGCCTCGAACGACCGGTCGCGGCCGTCGGTGACCAGCTGCATATCGGAGTCGGCCAAGCCCTCGTCGAACACGGTGGAGTAGAACTCCAGTGTCTCCCGTAGTTCAGGGGTGTCGCCCTGCCAGCCGTCGTCGGCGTAGAGATCGCCGCCGGCACCGAGCAGGATCGGGATGAAGCCCTGCAAGGTGGTGGCTTCCTCCATGTTCACCCCGGCGTTGAGCTGCATCGGAATGACGTCGGGAAGCTCGGACTGGATGGTACGGGCCGCGTCGAGGATCTCGTCCCACGACGTCGGCTGCCAGTCCGTGGGCAGACCGGCTTCCTCGAACAGGTCGGTGCGGAAGAACAGCACCCGGCCGTCGGTGCCGAGCGGGATGCCGTAGCGTTCGCCGTCGACGTCCAGGGATCCGCTGACCGCCTCGGGAATCTGCTCCCAGCCCTCCCAGTCGTTGACGACGTCGCCGACGACGGTGTGCAGTGGCTCGATCAGCCCGCCGGCGGCGAATTCAGCGGTCCAGAACTGGTCGAACGAGGTGATGTCCGGCCCTTCACCGACCGAGAGGTCGAGGGCGAGCTGTGTCTTGTAGTCGTCCACCCCGCCCTCGATGTGCTCTACGGTGACCTCGCGGCCCTCGTCGGCCATCTTGGCCTCGAACTCGGGGATGACGTAGTCCTCGATCCAGACGGCGACGACGTCCGGGCGTACGGCGTTGTGAGAGATTGTCAGGTGAACGGGCTCGTCCGAGGGTTCGGGCGCTTCCTGGGCCGCGTTGTTGTCGTCGGACGTGTCGTTGTCGTCGCCGCCGCAAGCAGCGAGCACAAGCACGGAAGCGAACAGCGCAGCGGCAAATCTGCTACCTCTGAGGTAGGTCTTCAATTCTTCCTCCAGCCAGCACAGTGGGCCAACTGATGTCGGCCTACACCGATCATGAGGCTGTCAGCATGTCATGACCTTTTAACTTGGTCTAGACCTCCGCGTAACATTGGCCCAACTGTGATCGAACAAGACTCGCTCAGGCCGGCCGCGTGCTGCCAGGAAGCTTGATATACCGGCTGCCAACAAGGAAGCTCATTGTCGCTGGGGCAACCACAAGCTTCCTCATTGCGGTGCGGTGACATGCTGGCAGCGCGCTGGGTCCGGCCTTACGCCGCGTGGCGGAGCTGGTGGTTGATGGCTGACCGTATCTCGCTGAGCACCGCACCGGGTTCTTCGCGGATCCGGCGCGGCGATACCGGCAGGACCCGCCAGCCGAGGCTGGCGAGGCGGGCACGACGCCGCTCGGTCGCCTCCGGGGCGTCGCCGAACCGATGCCACTCGATCGACTCGACCTCGAGAACCAGTCGGATGCTCTCATAGTGGGCGTCGGGCACGAGGTCCGGCGCGTCGGGCAAGGGCTCGTTCCACCGCGGCTCGTCCAGGTCGCGGCTACCGCGGACGAGGTCACGGAGCTCACATTCGGGCGCGGACCGGCAACCAGCTCGGACGTCGGCGAGCGCTTGCCGGGCGAATGCCAGCCCACGAGGATCCATCCGGACGTATTCGGCTCCCAGCCGATCGACTGTTGTCAGGCCGCACTGCACGACCTCACACAGCGCTGCCCTGGCGTCCCGGAGGCCGTCCACCTCATGGGTT
This portion of the Phytoactinopolyspora mesophila genome encodes:
- a CDS encoding carbohydrate ABC transporter permease, translated to MRLMSSLQIDETDPMTTVKALLSRIGLYLFAVIVGLFFAVPMLWLLTAPFDATPGLNVSWPSFTLDNFKGVFENPRAVTSLRNSLVLAVIATGCVVVSAAFAGYALSRVRIPGRNLLLYMLMLFSAVVSGTATMVPTFLLIYEIGLINTHTGVVLILTGGMLPTALFILKDFMDSVPRSYEESAQVAGASSIQILKDIVVPVVRPGLAVIAVWALVNIWGDFLTPFILLRSADLYPAAVVIYNFYDETGRPDLSLVSAFAFLYSIPVVLMYLFVNARYGFRFHGGIKR
- a CDS encoding carbohydrate ABC transporter permease, with the protein product MTADDGRRRNDAAAPGHDVPTGADGEQPGPAGGGTVQPVLADEGTTSVPEPEPRPKADATAEVAVINKPTAIGFVAPALGLIGVFMMFPAVWALYLGLTNYRVTGTAAREPEFVGTDNFTRALEDPLFTSSLWITLIFMAFSGVVGQMGLGFTLAWLFRRWRGWTRRTIEVLVIMSWIIPGSVVAFLWRAFLDGEGGTLNALIPGDVTTEWLLRQPLLAIIVFNIWRGTAFAMLLFDAALNTLPPSHLETAKVSGASTWQTLRDIVFPAVRGHMLTTALLVSMWTFNLFTPFLLTGGGPNYQTEVLAIYVYRVGFGQGDFGFGSAVSAVMLVINLIIALVYFRVLRDRRKKA
- a CDS encoding extracellular solute-binding protein — translated: MKTYLRGSRFAAALFASVLVLAACGGDDNDTSDDNNAAQEAPEPSDEPVHLTISHNAVRPDVVAVWIEDYVIPEFEAKMADEGREVTVEHIEGGVDDYKTQLALDLSVGEGPDITSFDQFWTAEFAAGGLIEPLHTVVGDVVNDWEGWEQIPEAVSGSLDVDGERYGIPLGTDGRVLFFRTDLFEEAGLPTDWQPTSWDEILDAARTIQSELPDVIPMQLNAGVNMEEATTLQGFIPILLGAGGDLYADDGWQGDTPELRETLEFYSTVFDEGLADSDMQLVTDGRDRSFEAFADGNLAIMIESDYLWRGVINPDGGFPIENREDLVGWALIPAKQPGAGINGQDFVSASGGTGRIINPNTEHPLEAWELLSFMATYEAQLDWVEREPRITAREDVNEIGIADDPMQTFVAEEVLPLTWYRPGFEEYPQVSEAIQRMVENVIAGRSDVDSAAQEFHSNLEGIVGAENVSGG